In a single window of the Centroberyx gerrardi isolate f3 chromosome 17, fCenGer3.hap1.cur.20231027, whole genome shotgun sequence genome:
- the diras1b gene encoding GTP-binding protein Di-Ras1b: MPEQSNDYRVVVFGAGGVGKSSLVLRFVKGTFRDTYIPTVEDTYRQVISCDKSVCTLQITDTTGSHQFPAMQRLSISKGHAFILVYSITSKQSLEELKPIYQQVLAIKGNVEAIPIMLVGNKSDETQREVETKDGEAQANQWKCAFMETSAKTNHNVTELFQELLNLDKKRNMSLNIDGKRSGKQSRAERLKGKCSVM; encoded by the exons ATGCCGGAGCAGAGCAACGACTATCGTGTGGTGGTGTTCGGAGCAGGCGGAGTGGGAAAGAGCTCCCTGGTCCTGCGCTTTGTGAAGGGCACCTTCAGGGACACCTACATCCCCACGGTGGAGGACACCTACCGTCAGGTGATCAGCTGCGATAAGAGTGTGTGCACACTGCAGATCACCGACACCACAGGGAGCCACCAGTTCCCGGCCATGCAGCGCCTCTCCATCTCCAAAGGCCACGCCTTCATCCTGGTCTACTCCATCACTAGCAAGCAGTCTCTGGAGGAGCTCAAGCCCATTTACCAACAG GTCCTGGCCATAAAGGGCAATGTTGAGGCCATCCCCATCATGCTGGTGGGCAACAAGAGCGATGAGACCCAGCGAGAGGTGGAGACCAAGGACGGGGAGGCCCAGGCCAACCAGTGGAAGTGCGCGTTCATGGAGACGTCAGCCAAGACCAACCACAATGTGACTGAGCTCTTCCAGGAGCTCCTCAACCTGGACAAGAAGAGGAACATGAGCCTCAACATCGACGGCAAGCGCTCGGGGAAGCAGTCCCGCGCCGAGAGACTGAAGGGCAAATGTAGTGTGATGTAG